A stretch of Rhodoferax potami DNA encodes these proteins:
- a CDS encoding ribonucleoside-diphosphate reductase subunit alpha, with translation MQSISTAVPTAPAPLLSPVPGNETPATQAYSHYQIIRRNGAVVPFEPNKIAVAMMKAFLAVHGTQGAASASVRETVDGLTQQVIRALVRSRPGGGTFHIEDVQDQVELGLMRGGHHEIARAYVLYRERRTQERAKQVATEAPAAPVIHVIDNGQRVPLDLAQLQSRIETACSGLGADVKAAPILAETMRNLYDGVPLDEVYKAAILAARTLIEKDPDYTYATARLLFHTISREVLGRDVAQADMQEAYADYFPGFIKRGVEAELLDEKLQQFDLKRLGQALKASRDLQFDYLGLQTLYDRYFLHEGKTRIELPQAFFMRVAMGLSLNEIDREARAIEFYEVLSSFDFMSSTPTLFNSGTLRSQLSSCYLTTVPDDLDGIYESIKENALLSKFAGGLGNDWTRVRALGSHIKGTNGESQGVVPFLKVVNDTAVAVNQGGKRKGAVCTYLETWHLDIEEFLELRKNTGDDRRRTHDMNTANWIPDLFMRRVMEKGTWTLFSPSTVPDLHDLFGADFKKAYVAYEEKAARGEIKPSRTLQASDLWRKMLTMLFETGHPWITFKDACNVRSPQQHAGVVHSSNLCTEITLNTSDTETAVCNLGSVNLLQHLKDGALDHDKLKRTISTAMRMLDNVIDINYYAVKKARDSNMRHRPVGLGLMAFQDSLYELRIPYASEAAVEFADKSMEAISYYAYWASTDLARERGKYHSFKGSLWDKGILPLDTIDMLATARGGYVEVDRSSTLDWDALRNKIAADGMRNSNCVAIAPTATISNIIGVDASIEPCFGNLSVKSNLSGEFTVINSYLVRDLKQLGLWDDVMVMDLKHFDGSLHPIDRVPQEIKQLYATAFEVETRWLVEAAARRQKWIDQAQSLNIYMAGASGKKLDETYKLAWLRGLKTTYYLRTMSATHVEKSTVSAGRLNAVSSGNESQGTPKMSSALEAAAAAAQEQMQLSSSAATDIKFCGVDDPTCESCQ, from the coding sequence ATGCAATCTATTTCCACGGCCGTACCCACGGCACCCGCCCCGCTGCTGTCCCCCGTTCCCGGCAACGAAACGCCGGCGACGCAAGCTTATTCGCACTACCAGATCATCCGCCGCAACGGCGCAGTGGTGCCATTTGAGCCGAACAAAATTGCAGTTGCCATGATGAAAGCGTTTCTTGCAGTGCACGGCACCCAAGGCGCAGCATCCGCCAGCGTGCGCGAGACGGTCGATGGCCTGACGCAGCAAGTGATTCGCGCGCTGGTACGTTCCCGTCCGGGCGGCGGCACCTTCCATATTGAGGACGTGCAGGATCAAGTAGAGCTGGGCCTGATGCGCGGTGGTCACCATGAAATCGCCCGTGCGTATGTGCTGTACCGCGAGCGCCGCACTCAAGAGCGTGCCAAACAAGTCGCCACCGAGGCTCCTGCCGCTCCGGTGATCCACGTTATCGACAATGGCCAGCGCGTACCTCTGGACTTGGCCCAACTGCAATCCCGCATCGAGACGGCATGCAGTGGTTTGGGTGCTGACGTCAAGGCTGCCCCCATCTTGGCAGAAACCATGCGCAACCTGTACGACGGCGTCCCCTTGGACGAGGTGTACAAGGCAGCCATCCTGGCAGCGCGGACCCTGATCGAAAAAGACCCCGACTACACCTACGCCACTGCGCGTTTGCTGTTTCACACCATTTCCCGCGAAGTGCTGGGTCGTGATGTGGCGCAAGCCGACATGCAAGAAGCCTATGCGGACTACTTCCCTGGCTTCATCAAGCGCGGCGTCGAAGCCGAACTGCTGGACGAAAAACTGCAGCAATTCGACTTGAAGCGCCTGGGTCAAGCCCTCAAGGCCAGCCGAGACCTGCAGTTCGACTACCTGGGTCTGCAAACCCTGTATGACCGCTACTTTCTGCATGAAGGCAAGACCCGCATCGAACTGCCACAGGCATTTTTCATGCGCGTCGCCATGGGCCTGTCGCTGAATGAGATTGACCGTGAAGCACGTGCCATTGAGTTCTATGAAGTGCTCTCCAGCTTCGACTTCATGTCGAGCACGCCTACCCTGTTCAACAGCGGCACCTTGCGTTCGCAACTGTCGAGCTGCTACTTGACCACAGTGCCCGACGATCTGGACGGCATCTACGAATCCATCAAAGAAAACGCACTGTTGTCGAAGTTCGCCGGCGGCTTGGGCAACGACTGGACCCGCGTACGCGCTTTGGGCTCCCATATCAAAGGAACCAACGGCGAATCACAAGGCGTGGTCCCGTTCCTGAAGGTGGTCAACGACACGGCTGTAGCGGTGAACCAGGGCGGCAAGCGCAAAGGCGCCGTATGTACCTATCTGGAAACATGGCACTTGGATATCGAGGAGTTTCTGGAGCTGCGCAAGAACACCGGCGATGACCGCCGCCGCACCCACGACATGAACACGGCGAACTGGATTCCTGACTTGTTCATGCGCCGGGTCATGGAAAAAGGTACATGGACACTGTTTTCCCCATCTACCGTGCCCGACTTGCACGATCTGTTCGGCGCTGACTTCAAGAAGGCCTACGTGGCTTACGAAGAAAAGGCTGCTCGCGGTGAAATCAAGCCATCACGCACCCTGCAGGCCAGCGACCTCTGGCGCAAGATGTTGACCATGCTGTTTGAAACCGGTCATCCTTGGATCACGTTCAAAGATGCTTGCAACGTCCGCTCGCCCCAGCAACACGCAGGTGTGGTGCATTCGTCGAACCTGTGTACAGAAATCACACTGAACACATCCGACACCGAAACCGCCGTCTGCAACTTGGGTTCTGTGAACTTGCTGCAGCACTTGAAAGATGGTGCACTCGACCACGATAAGCTCAAGCGCACGATTTCGACTGCCATGCGCATGCTGGACAACGTGATCGACATCAACTACTACGCCGTGAAAAAGGCACGTGACTCCAACATGCGTCACCGTCCTGTTGGCTTGGGTCTGATGGCGTTCCAGGACAGCCTCTACGAGTTGCGCATCCCCTACGCCAGCGAAGCTGCCGTTGAATTTGCCGACAAATCCATGGAAGCGATCAGCTACTACGCCTACTGGGCATCGACAGACTTGGCACGCGAACGCGGCAAGTACCACAGCTTTAAGGGTAGCCTGTGGGACAAGGGAATCCTGCCACTGGACACCATCGATATGCTGGCCACCGCACGCGGTGGCTACGTAGAGGTAGATCGCTCATCTACGCTGGATTGGGATGCTCTGCGCAACAAAATTGCAGCAGACGGCATGCGCAACTCCAACTGCGTAGCGATTGCTCCTACAGCGACGATTTCCAACATCATTGGTGTGGATGCGTCCATCGAGCCTTGCTTCGGCAACCTGTCCGTCAAGTCCAACCTGTCCGGTGAATTCACGGTCATCAACAGCTACCTGGTACGCGACTTGAAGCAACTGGGCCTGTGGGACGACGTCATGGTGATGGACCTCAAGCACTTTGACGGATCCCTCCACCCGATCGACCGTGTACCACAAGAAATCAAGCAGCTCTACGCCACCGCATTTGAAGTAGAAACACGCTGGCTGGTGGAAGCTGCCGCACGTCGCCAGAAGTGGATCGACCAAGCACAGTCGCTGAACATTTACATGGCGGGCGCCTCCGGCAAGAAGCTGGATGAGACCTACAAGCTGGCCTGGTTGCGTGGTCTCAAGACCACTTACTACCTCCGCACCATGTCTGCTACGCACGTGGAGAAATCCACCGTCAGCGCGGGTCGCCTGAACGCGGTGTCTTCCGGCAATGAAAGCCAAGGCACACCCAAGATGTCGAGCGCACTTGAAGCCGCTGCGGCGGCTGCGCAAGAGCAGATGCAGCTGTCTAGTAGTGCTGCGACCGACATCAAATTCTGTGGCGTGGACGACCCGACCTGCGAGTCCTGCCAGTAA
- the prmA gene encoding 50S ribosomal protein L11 methyltransferase, whose protein sequence is MFELRLMCPEDRVENLSDALDALDALSVSVEDADAQTDAEQALFGEPGMPPPKDGWQRSRVIALFAERTQADEACALLQAQDFFEGCQVLGIDALEDQDWVRLTQSQFAPVEITPEFWIVPTWHEPPAQAKEVIRLDPGLAFGTGTHPTTRMCLRWIAGHGATGRVLDYGCGSGILAIGAAKFGATEVIAVDIDQAAVDSTVLNAQANQVELSAGLPEAAQGEFDVVLANILATPLKVLAPLLRAHVKTGGHLVLAGILERQADELKAAYAPYCTLSVSDTEDGWILMTAAV, encoded by the coding sequence ATGTTTGAATTGCGTTTGATGTGTCCCGAAGACCGGGTCGAAAACCTGAGTGATGCGCTGGACGCATTGGATGCACTGAGTGTCAGCGTTGAAGACGCTGATGCCCAGACGGATGCCGAACAGGCATTGTTTGGTGAGCCCGGTATGCCTCCGCCGAAAGACGGATGGCAGCGCTCACGGGTGATTGCCTTGTTTGCAGAGCGCACGCAAGCCGATGAGGCTTGTGCGCTGTTGCAGGCCCAGGATTTCTTTGAAGGCTGCCAGGTTCTGGGGATCGATGCCTTGGAAGACCAGGATTGGGTGCGCTTGACCCAGTCGCAGTTTGCGCCGGTGGAGATTACCCCTGAGTTCTGGATCGTGCCTACATGGCACGAGCCTCCCGCGCAGGCCAAAGAGGTGATTCGCTTGGATCCCGGACTGGCTTTTGGTACCGGCACGCATCCGACGACGCGCATGTGCTTGCGCTGGATCGCAGGCCACGGTGCGACAGGTCGAGTGCTGGATTACGGGTGTGGCTCCGGCATTCTTGCGATTGGGGCAGCCAAATTCGGTGCGACTGAAGTGATCGCGGTCGATATTGATCAGGCCGCGGTCGACTCCACAGTGCTGAATGCGCAAGCTAACCAGGTGGAGCTGTCTGCCGGTTTGCCCGAAGCGGCTCAGGGCGAGTTTGATGTGGTGTTGGCCAATATATTGGCGACCCCATTAAAAGTGCTCGCGCCCTTGTTGCGTGCGCATGTCAAGACGGGCGGGCACCTCGTGCTGGCCGGAATTCTGGAGCGCCAAGCGGACGAGCTGAAAGCGGCCTATGCGCCTTATTGCACCCTTTCGGTGTCAGACACCGAAGACGGGTGGATCTTGATGACAGCTGCCGTATAA
- a CDS encoding DUF3426 domain-containing protein, translating into MSLITQCPACSTMFKVVPDQLRISDGWVRCGQCDEVFDANAHLHTATEAQPAPEPESREVAAPTSPDPDWAASLRFESDDTAPPEKVAVELLDAETPPPEPWSSAPAQPVDNDPALDDFLAQGPGALAGGAEPDTPPLESDNKSDLDALGSPAPRYTQATPSPATGEPKLSFMPKGDGLVFWDRTLVKWGLAGIAGVLVLALGLQYAYVERDRIAAYQPEAVPVLEVLCEWAGCQLAPLQSIEAVVIDSSSFTKLRSDVYRLNVAIKNTGTVPVLPPSLELTLTDMQDQSMIRKVLAPRDIGWMASTLEPGAEFTASLPLAVKAASPTERVSGYRLLAFYP; encoded by the coding sequence ATGAGTCTGATTACCCAGTGCCCGGCATGCTCCACGATGTTCAAAGTCGTGCCGGACCAGTTGCGTATTTCAGATGGCTGGGTGCGGTGCGGTCAATGTGATGAGGTGTTTGATGCCAATGCCCACTTGCACACCGCAACAGAAGCACAACCGGCCCCAGAGCCCGAGTCCCGTGAAGTGGCTGCGCCTACCAGTCCTGACCCGGACTGGGCTGCCTCTCTGCGATTCGAGTCTGACGATACTGCTCCACCTGAAAAGGTCGCTGTTGAGCTGCTAGACGCAGAGACTCCGCCTCCTGAGCCGTGGTCTTCGGCGCCCGCACAACCGGTTGACAACGATCCTGCGCTGGATGATTTCCTTGCCCAGGGCCCTGGCGCTCTCGCCGGTGGGGCAGAGCCGGATACGCCACCTCTGGAGTCTGATAACAAGAGCGATCTAGACGCCCTTGGTTCGCCCGCGCCCCGCTATACGCAAGCAACTCCGTCTCCAGCAACTGGCGAGCCAAAGCTCTCATTTATGCCCAAGGGCGATGGGCTTGTGTTTTGGGACCGGACCTTGGTCAAGTGGGGTCTTGCCGGGATTGCTGGTGTATTGGTGCTCGCCCTGGGGTTGCAATACGCGTATGTAGAGCGCGACCGCATTGCCGCTTATCAGCCTGAAGCCGTTCCTGTGTTGGAGGTTCTGTGTGAGTGGGCCGGATGCCAGCTCGCACCCTTGCAGTCGATTGAAGCGGTCGTGATCGACAGTTCTTCGTTTACCAAACTCCGTTCGGACGTATACCGTTTGAATGTGGCCATCAAGAATACCGGTACGGTTCCGGTGTTGCCTCCCTCTTTGGAGCTCACGCTCACCGACATGCAAGACCAAAGCATGATTCGCAAGGTGTTGGCGCCACGTGATATCGGCTGGATGGCGTCCACTCTGGAGCCCGGTGCCGAGTTCACTGCGTCATTGCCGCTTGCCGTGAAAGCAGCTTCGCCTACAGAGCGGGTTTCTGGGTACCGTTTGCTGGCTTTTTACCCTTAA
- a CDS encoding ribonucleotide-diphosphate reductase subunit beta translates to MLSWDEEVKPASPSNYARNPSENSQGAQASVSSATGTSAYSASMSQAVQVAKASASGKRVNASDKRIINGQTDVNQLVPFKYKWAWEKYLATCANHWMPQEVNMTRDIALWKDPNGLTEDERRIVKRNLGFFVTADSLAANNIVLGTYRHITAPECRQFLLRQAFEEAIHTHAYQYIVESLGLDESEIFNAYNEVQSIRDKDEFLIPFIEAIMDPNFHTGTPATDQTLLKSLIVFACLMEGLFFYVGFTQILALGRQNKMTGAAEQYQYILRDESMHCNFGIDLINQLKLENPHLWTPEFKAEIKTLFEKAVELEYRYAEDTMPRGVLGMNASMFKGYLRYIANRRATQIGLEALFPNEENPFPWMSEMIDLKKERNFFETRVIEYQSGGALSWD, encoded by the coding sequence ATGTTGTCCTGGGACGAAGAAGTCAAGCCCGCATCGCCGTCGAATTACGCGCGCAATCCGTCTGAAAACAGTCAGGGCGCGCAGGCGTCGGTGTCGTCTGCGACAGGCACTTCGGCGTACAGCGCCTCCATGTCCCAAGCAGTGCAAGTGGCCAAGGCCAGCGCCAGTGGCAAGCGCGTCAATGCATCAGACAAGCGCATCATCAACGGACAGACCGACGTTAACCAATTGGTGCCATTTAAGTACAAGTGGGCTTGGGAAAAATACCTCGCCACTTGTGCCAATCACTGGATGCCACAAGAGGTCAACATGACCCGCGACATCGCGTTGTGGAAAGACCCTAATGGTCTGACAGAGGATGAACGCCGCATCGTGAAGCGCAACCTCGGCTTCTTTGTGACAGCCGACTCATTGGCTGCTAACAACATTGTGTTGGGCACCTACCGCCACATCACTGCACCGGAGTGCCGCCAGTTTTTGTTGCGCCAGGCGTTTGAAGAAGCTATCCATACGCACGCCTACCAGTACATCGTGGAATCTCTCGGCCTGGACGAAAGCGAGATTTTCAATGCGTACAACGAAGTCCAATCGATTCGCGACAAAGATGAGTTCCTGATCCCCTTCATTGAAGCGATCATGGATCCCAACTTCCATACCGGCACACCTGCCACCGATCAGACGCTTCTGAAGTCGCTGATCGTGTTTGCTTGCTTGATGGAGGGCTTGTTCTTCTATGTGGGCTTTACCCAGATTCTGGCGCTCGGCCGCCAGAACAAAATGACGGGTGCAGCAGAGCAGTACCAGTACATCCTCCGGGACGAGTCCATGCACTGCAACTTCGGCATTGACTTGATCAACCAGCTCAAGCTGGAGAACCCGCACTTGTGGACACCGGAATTCAAGGCAGAGATCAAAACACTGTTTGAGAAGGCGGTGGAGCTGGAATATCGCTACGCCGAAGACACCATGCCCCGTGGCGTGTTGGGCATGAACGCCTCGATGTTCAAGGGCTACCTGCGATACATCGCCAATCGCCGTGCGACACAGATCGGCCTTGAGGCCTTGTTCCCGAACGAAGAAAATCCATTTCCATGGATGAGCGAAATGATTGACCTCAAAAAAGAACGTAACTTTTTTGAAACGCGTGTTATCGAGTACCAGTCCGGCGGCGCGCTGTCCTGGGATTAA
- the accB gene encoding acetyl-CoA carboxylase biotin carboxyl carrier protein, translated as MDLRKLKTLIDLVSDSNVSELEITEAEGKVRIVKGGGAVVQGYAPAPVYAAPVAAAAPASAPAAAPVAAEPVVDAGHTVKSPMVGTFYRSSAPGAKPFVEVGDSIKVGETICIIEAMKILNEIEADKSGTVTKILSDNGQAVEYGQPLFIIE; from the coding sequence ATGGATTTACGCAAACTCAAAACCTTGATCGATCTGGTGTCTGATTCGAATGTTTCGGAGCTGGAAATTACCGAAGCCGAAGGCAAGGTCCGTATCGTCAAGGGTGGTGGTGCTGTGGTTCAGGGCTACGCGCCCGCACCTGTGTATGCAGCGCCCGTGGCTGCGGCGGCTCCTGCCAGCGCACCTGCTGCAGCGCCAGTGGCTGCCGAACCGGTGGTGGATGCTGGTCACACCGTGAAGTCGCCGATGGTGGGTACTTTCTACCGCTCGTCCGCCCCAGGCGCCAAGCCATTCGTCGAAGTGGGTGATTCGATCAAGGTCGGCGAGACCATCTGCATCATCGAAGCGATGAAGATCCTCAACGAAATCGAGGCAGACAAGTCCGGTACCGTGACCAAGATCTTGAGCGACAACGGCCAGGCAGTGGAATACGGCCAGCCCTTGTTCATCATCGAATAA
- a CDS encoding histone has translation MATAKKPAAKKAAPAKKATPVKKAAAPAKKAAAPAKKAVVAKKAAPAKKAAAPAKKAVVAKKAAPAKKAAAPAKKAVVAKKAAPAKKAATPAKKAVVAKKAAPAKKAAAPAKKAVVAKKAAPAKKAAAPAKKAVVAKKAAPAKKAAAPAKKAAVAKKPAAPAKKAAKAAAPAAQTTLNPQAAWPFPTSSKP, from the coding sequence ATGGCAACTGCAAAAAAACCAGCGGCAAAAAAAGCCGCTCCAGCGAAAAAAGCAACCCCAGTGAAGAAGGCAGCCGCTCCTGCTAAAAAAGCAGCAGCTCCCGCGAAAAAAGCCGTAGTGGCCAAGAAGGCCGCTCCTGCTAAAAAAGCAGCAGCTCCCGCGAAAAAAGCCGTAGTAGCCAAGAAGGCCGCTCCTGCCAAAAAAGCAGCAGCTCCCGCGAAAAAAGCCGTAGTAGCCAAGAAGGCCGCTCCTGCCAAAAAAGCAGCAACTCCCGCGAAAAAAGCCGTAGTAGCCAAGAAGGCCGCTCCTGCCAAAAAAGCAGCAGCTCCCGCGAAAAAAGCCGTAGTAGCCAAGAAGGCCGCTCCTGCCAAAAAAGCAGCAGCTCCCGCGAAAAAAGCCGTAGTAGCCAAGAAGGCCGCTCCTGCCAAAAAAGCAGCAGCTCCCGCGAAGAAAGCCGCAGTAGCCAAAAAGCCTGCAGCCCCTGCAAAAAAGGCTGCCAAGGCAGCCGCTCCAGCAGCGCAAACCACACTGAACCCGCAAGCTGCGTGGCCGTTTCCAACTTCCAGCAAGCCTTAA
- the accC gene encoding acetyl-CoA carboxylase biotin carboxylase subunit yields MFKKILVANRGEIALRIQRACRELGIKAVMVYSEADREAKYVKLAEEAVCIGPAPSGLSYLNMPAIISAAEVTDAEAIHPGYGFLSENADFAERVEKSGFQFIGPTPESIRIMGDKVSAKQAMIRAGVPCVPGSEGELPDDPVAMKRIAKSVGYPVIIKAAGGGGGRGMRVVHTEAALVNAVAMTKAEAGAAFNNPAVYMEKFLQNPRHIEIQILADKHKNAVYLGERDCSMQRRHQKVLEESPAPGINRKLIERIGERCVNACKKIGYRGAGTFEFLYEDGEFYFIEMNTRVQVEHPVTEMVTGIDIVKTQIMVAAGEKLPFTQRQIEVRGHAIECRVNAEDPYKFIPSPGRVTMWHAPGGPGVRVDSHVYTNYFVPPNYDSMIGKIIVHGDTREQAMARMRTALAETVVEGINTNIPLHRELMVDAKFMDGGTNIHYLEHWLEQHKR; encoded by the coding sequence ATGTTCAAGAAAATTCTGGTCGCCAACCGGGGCGAGATTGCGCTGCGTATCCAGCGCGCCTGCCGCGAGTTGGGTATCAAGGCCGTCATGGTCTATTCCGAGGCGGACCGCGAAGCCAAGTATGTCAAGCTCGCTGAAGAAGCGGTTTGCATCGGGCCGGCTCCTTCGGGCCTGAGCTACCTCAATATGCCGGCCATCATTTCGGCGGCGGAAGTGACAGACGCGGAAGCGATCCACCCCGGCTACGGTTTTCTGAGTGAAAACGCAGACTTTGCCGAGCGTGTCGAGAAGAGCGGCTTCCAATTCATCGGGCCTACCCCTGAATCCATTCGCATCATGGGCGACAAGGTGTCTGCCAAGCAAGCCATGATCCGGGCGGGCGTGCCCTGCGTTCCCGGCTCTGAGGGCGAGTTGCCGGATGATCCGGTCGCCATGAAGCGGATCGCCAAGTCCGTGGGCTACCCGGTCATTATCAAAGCGGCAGGTGGCGGTGGCGGACGCGGTATGCGTGTGGTTCACACCGAAGCCGCGTTGGTCAATGCGGTTGCCATGACCAAGGCGGAAGCCGGTGCGGCATTCAACAATCCGGCGGTTTATATGGAGAAGTTTCTCCAGAACCCGCGGCACATTGAAATCCAAATCCTCGCGGACAAGCACAAGAATGCGGTTTACCTTGGCGAGCGCGATTGCTCGATGCAGCGCCGTCACCAAAAGGTGTTGGAAGAGTCCCCCGCGCCGGGCATCAACCGCAAGTTGATTGAACGCATAGGGGAGCGTTGCGTCAATGCTTGCAAGAAGATCGGCTATCGCGGAGCGGGAACTTTCGAATTCCTCTACGAAGACGGTGAGTTCTACTTTATTGAAATGAACACCCGTGTTCAGGTGGAGCATCCGGTCACTGAAATGGTGACGGGTATCGATATCGTGAAGACGCAGATCATGGTGGCTGCCGGTGAAAAGTTGCCGTTTACCCAGCGCCAGATTGAAGTGCGCGGTCACGCCATCGAGTGCCGGGTGAATGCCGAGGATCCTTACAAGTTCATCCCTTCGCCAGGACGCGTCACCATGTGGCACGCGCCGGGCGGCCCGGGTGTCCGTGTGGATTCGCATGTGTACACCAACTACTTTGTGCCCCCGAACTACGACTCCATGATCGGCAAGATCATTGTGCACGGCGATACCCGCGAGCAGGCGATGGCCCGCATGCGTACCGCGCTGGCGGAGACGGTCGTGGAAGGAATCAATACCAACATTCCTTTGCATCGTGAGTTGATGGTGGATGCCAAGTTCATGGACGGTGGAACCAACATCCACTACCTGGAGCACTGGCTGGAACAACACAAGCGATAA